Proteins encoded by one window of Mercenaria mercenaria strain notata chromosome 4, MADL_Memer_1, whole genome shotgun sequence:
- the LOC128556220 gene encoding synaptotagmin-6-like isoform X5, which produces MDFLAHGFHKLQKNRKCACKILDVQISKEHQRVQPRSTSISSRGSISTVSRGSIKSDPFAGYEDTSSISARSDTSVDSYVFDPSFGAIRPDLYPRKDAVLQQSSVDRSFGRLHIRLKYDFRTSDLVVHLIEAQDLPPSEKMDPDGGFSDPYIKVSIEPIVDERTRQSSVKRKTANPFYNEYFKFPATYDVIKESSLVFLAYDYDKFSRHKLIGEVRIDLSKVETSNSVEMWCDIQKQTQQESAELGEILLSLSYLPTAERLTVVVMKAKDLRVPVTTPSSDPYVRITLVVDGKKVKRKKTSVMKGTYNPVWNEALSFNIPAELLPKVMLECHVVENDIIGHGEFVGCCVIGSRRAGNEGKHWNDMIQNQRKSMAMWHPLHR; this is translated from the exons gATGTGCAAATATCAAAAGAACACCAACGTGTCCAGCCACGATCCACGTCAATATCATCACGTGGAAGTATATCAACAGTATCACGTGGTAGTATAAAGAGCGATCCCTTTGCAGGCTACGAGGACACAAGTAGTATAAGTGCACGGAGTGACACGAGCGTAGATAGCTATGTTTTTGATCCTTCTTTTG GTGCTATACGACCCGACTTATATCCGAGGAAAGACGCTGTGCTACAACAATCCTCCGTAGACAGAAGTTTTGGACGTCTTCATATACGTCTTAAATATGATTTCAGAACATCAGACCTTGTAGTCCATTTGATTGAAG CGCAAGATCTTCCACCATCAGAGAAAATGGATCCAGACGGCGGCTTCAGTGATCCCTACATCAAAGTTAGCATAGAACCGATAGTAGATGAAAGGACCCGCCAATCCTCCGTGAAACGCAAAACTGCTAACCCCTTCTATAATGAGTATTTTAAATTCCCGGCAACTTATGACGTCATCAAAGAATCTTCACTGGTATTTCTAGCATACGACTACGACAAGTTTTCCCGCCATAAATTGATAGGTGAAGTCCGGATAGATCTGTCAAAGGTAGAGACAAGTAACAGTGTGGAGATGTGGTGtgatatacagaaacaaacacaG CAAGAGAGTGCTGAGCTGGGAGAAATTCTTCTATCACTAAGTTACTTGCCAACAGCTGAGAGATTAACTGTAGTTGTGATGAAAGCCAAAGATCTAAGAGTGCCAGTTACAACGCCATCTTCAG ATCCTTATGTGAGAATTACACTTGTTGTGGATGGTAAGAAAGTAAAACGGAAGAAAACAAGTGTGATGAAAGGAACATACAACCCTGTTTGGAATGAAGCCCTCTCCTTCAATATACCTGCTGAACTATTGCCaaaagtcatgttagaatgtCATGTGGTTGAAAATGATATAATTGGTCATGGGGAATTTGTTGGCTGCTGTGTGATTGGGTCAAGGCGAGCAGGGAATGAAGGCAAACATTGGAATGACATGATCCAAAACCAACGTAAATCTATGGCCATGTGGCATCCCCTACACAGATAG
- the LOC128556220 gene encoding synaptotagmin-6-like isoform X4, with translation MGLCLNKVFHHEMDSLAHGLHKLQKSRKSVCKIPDVQISKEHQRVQPRSTSISSRGSISTVSRGSIKSDPFAGYEDTSSISARSDTSVDSYVFDPSFGAIRPDLYPRKDAVLQQSSVDRSFGRLHIRLKYDFRTSDLVVHLIEAQDLPPSEKMDPDGGFSDPYIKVSIEPIVDERTRQSSVKRKTANPFYNEYFKFPATYDVIKESSLVFLAYDYDKFSRHKLIGEVRIDLSKVETSNSVEMWCDIQKQTQQESAELGEILLSLSYLPTAERLTVVVMKAKDLRVPVTTPSSDPYVRITLVVDGKKVKRKKTSVMKGTYNPVWNEALSFNIPAELLPKVMLECHVVENDIIGHGEFVGCCVIGSRRAGNEGKHWNDMIQNQRKSMAMWHPLHR, from the exons gATGTGCAAATATCAAAAGAACACCAACGTGTCCAGCCACGATCCACGTCAATATCATCACGTGGAAGTATATCAACAGTATCACGTGGTAGTATAAAGAGCGATCCCTTTGCAGGCTACGAGGACACAAGTAGTATAAGTGCACGGAGTGACACGAGCGTAGATAGCTATGTTTTTGATCCTTCTTTTG GTGCTATACGACCCGACTTATATCCGAGGAAAGACGCTGTGCTACAACAATCCTCCGTAGACAGAAGTTTTGGACGTCTTCATATACGTCTTAAATATGATTTCAGAACATCAGACCTTGTAGTCCATTTGATTGAAG CGCAAGATCTTCCACCATCAGAGAAAATGGATCCAGACGGCGGCTTCAGTGATCCCTACATCAAAGTTAGCATAGAACCGATAGTAGATGAAAGGACCCGCCAATCCTCCGTGAAACGCAAAACTGCTAACCCCTTCTATAATGAGTATTTTAAATTCCCGGCAACTTATGACGTCATCAAAGAATCTTCACTGGTATTTCTAGCATACGACTACGACAAGTTTTCCCGCCATAAATTGATAGGTGAAGTCCGGATAGATCTGTCAAAGGTAGAGACAAGTAACAGTGTGGAGATGTGGTGtgatatacagaaacaaacacaG CAAGAGAGTGCTGAGCTGGGAGAAATTCTTCTATCACTAAGTTACTTGCCAACAGCTGAGAGATTAACTGTAGTTGTGATGAAAGCCAAAGATCTAAGAGTGCCAGTTACAACGCCATCTTCAG ATCCTTATGTGAGAATTACACTTGTTGTGGATGGTAAGAAAGTAAAACGGAAGAAAACAAGTGTGATGAAAGGAACATACAACCCTGTTTGGAATGAAGCCCTCTCCTTCAATATACCTGCTGAACTATTGCCaaaagtcatgttagaatgtCATGTGGTTGAAAATGATATAATTGGTCATGGGGAATTTGTTGGCTGCTGTGTGATTGGGTCAAGGCGAGCAGGGAATGAAGGCAAACATTGGAATGACATGATCCAAAACCAACGTAAATCTATGGCCATGTGGCATCCCCTACACAGATAG